A region of the Bacteroidota bacterium genome:
AATAATTTCTGCAAATAAAAAAGCCGACCCATTTGAGCCGGCTTTCACTAAATTTTATTTTAATTAATTAATATATACCTGTTTGTCCATCGACTTGCCGTTGTTTGTGATACGGGCAATGTAAACGCCAACCGGTAAATTACTTAATGTGATTTTATTTTGTTTATCTGTTAAAACATTGTTGTAAACAACTCTTCCATTTGCATCAAGCAATTGGAATTGATTATCTGCGTTCAATAATTCATCCAGATAAATAAATATGGAATTATCATAAGTATATAATTGAATGCCATTATTAGCAAATTCATCTATTCCAACAAAGTCTTCATTTACAATTACAACCGATAAAGCATCAGCTGTTTCATCTAAAGTGCAACTTCCGTCTATAGCTGTAATTTCCAATACTACAGTTTCATCTGCTTCAATATCAGCATCTTCTAAAATATTTAATTCGATGGTCTGACTTGCAGCGCCACCTTCTGTGAAGGTTAATACTGTAGTTGAGAAAGTGAAATCGGTGCCTTCCGTTGCAGTTGATGCGCCGGTATTTACACCAACGGTAACATCACAATTGCTGGCTTCGGTCATGGTAACTGTTCCTGTGAAAACAGCATCAGCTTCATCAATAGTACCTGCAACATTTTCGAAGGAAACTTCACCAACAACCGGTGCAACATCATTATCGGTAATGGTTAAACCTGCTTGTGTTGTTAAACCAATTGCGCAAGTTCCTGATACACCTGTTATTTCAAATAAAACACCTTCAGGGCTTTCTACTTCAGCGTCATCAATAATATTATAACCGAACGATTGTGTTAAAGCACCACCATCAACAAACGTAACGCTGCCTGTTGTATAAGTGAAATCTGTGCCTTCGGTTGCAGATGTTCCCGGTGCATTTAATGCATAATCAACAACACAATCTGATGTTTCAGAAATATGGATATTTATTCCACCAGCACCTGCAGATTCCTCAAGGAAGGTAATTGTACCATCCATAGTTACTAATGACGGCAGTGGCACTTCATCATCATTAACAATTACCGTAAACTGATTGGTTAATCCAATTTCGCAACCTATCGGGTTGGTTAAATCGAATACAATGGTTTCAGCACCTTCAAATTCAGCATCATCCGTTAAAATAACTTCAAAAGTTAAACTAGTTCCACCGGCAAAGGTTGCAGTAGTAGGATCAGTGAAGGTGAAATCGGCACCATTAGTAGCTGTAGTTAAAATATCGTTTACATCGATGTCAACAGAACACTCACCAAGTATATCAATTACCACATTTACAACTGTTGAACCATCGGTTTCACTAACTATAACGGCCTCGGGAACAAATTCAGCAACAGGATATGGTGTGGCAGTAGCACCTGCCGGAATCGGAACGTTGGCTTCATCATCATAAGCCCAGTCTTTAAGCGTAAATACAACAGGATCAACGGTGCAGTTAACACGCATCCATCCATAGTGTAAAGTACCACCAATATCGAATTTCACACCGATAAACTTATCGGTTCCATCACCAAATGCGCCATAAGTAGCGCCTGAATATAAGGATGCAATAAAGGCAAGATTATACGTGCTGTAAATAAAATTTAAATCGGGACCAATCAAGTCACCCGAGCCAATTGCGCTTGCATATGGTAAAATAGGCCCAATATATCCGGCCATTTGATTACTTGGATTACCATAACTCAG
Encoded here:
- a CDS encoding T9SS type A sorting domain-containing protein, giving the protein MKRTVQNNRKRLLAYSAMATAVISGATDVKADIVYVDIPDFTLNLGDFGIIDLDGDGVIDFGFILSSQGPDWTYIQGFGNLSALSYGNPSNQMAGYIGPILPYASAIGSGDLIGPDLNFIYSTYNLAFIASLYSGATYGAFGDGTDKFIGVKFDIGGTLHYGWMRVNCTVDPVVFTLKDWAYDDEANVPIPAGATATPYPVAEFVPEAVIVSETDGSTVVNVVIDILGECSVDIDVNDILTTATNGADFTFTDPTTATFAGGTSLTFEVILTDDAEFEGAETIVFDLTNPIGCEIGLTNQFTVIVNDDEVPLPSLVTMDGTITFLEESAGAGGINIHISETSDCVVDYALNAPGTSATEGTDFTYTTGSVTFVDGGALTQSFGYNIIDDAEVESPEGVLFEITGVSGTCAIGLTTQAGLTITDNDVAPVVGEVSFENVAGTIDEADAVFTGTVTMTEASNCDVTVGVNTGASTATEGTDFTFSTTVLTFTEGGAASQTIELNILEDADIEADETVVLEITAIDGSCTLDETADALSVVIVNEDFVGIDEFANNGIQLYTYDNSIFIYLDELLNADNQFQLLDANGRVVYNNVLTDKQNKITLSNLPVGVYIARITNNGKSMDKQVYIN